One genomic segment of Suricata suricatta isolate VVHF042 chromosome 16, meerkat_22Aug2017_6uvM2_HiC, whole genome shotgun sequence includes these proteins:
- the PRR19 gene encoding proline-rich protein 19 isoform X2, with amino-acid sequence MYPRRPGPQPFQRPEKPGRVRRRKTRRERNEALLGGRRPLARRDLPVTNQDPPLAPTVPKLVVITQGRLSREHRGLFNHEVKSLDVARLLSSGSLEPGISSLPTKPSPSPSRAQEPAPQSRGKENLVPRGSGPGPPSPPELPGLGQLLEELQCQLILPQAFPKRNLVQEARDAIVGTLQACHGCVPDLTLVLRDCQPPLPGTKAGGPECRRMTPSCINSPEQAPGEGRQRRQQRTKDLTFAMPHTSSTPTVHRVSLAPPNGPLPHPLPLLPSPSGATWGPPTAFDLLKSIWLVATPPPPRPWGVGPQQPLPQPPSPLLPRTSALDWSPSPPPLPSLSWVVAQRSPEAWSFPPMRLY; translated from the exons ATGTACCCCCGGAGGCCAGGACCCCAGCCTTTCCAGCGGCCTGAGAAACCTGGTCGTGTACGACGTAGGAAGACCAGGCGGGAGCGTAACGAGGCCCTGTTGGGCGGCCGCCGGCCATTGGCCCGTCGGGATCTTCCTGTGACCAATCAGGATCCACCTTTGGCCCCTACTGTTCCCAAGCTTGTGGTCATAACGCAGGGCCGGCTGAGCCGGGAGCACCGGGGCCTCTTTAACCATGAGGTGAAATCTCTGGATGTGGCACGGCTGCTTAGCAGTGGGTCCCTGGAGCCAGGCATCTCTTCACTCCCCACCAAACCCTCCCCAAGCCCAAGCCGGGCCCAAGAACCGGCTCCACAGTCAAGGGGCAAAGAGAACTTGGTGCCTAGAGGCTCAGGCCCAGGCCCACCCAGTCCCCCAGAGCTCCCTGGCTTGGGGCAGCTGCTGGAGGAGCTGCAGTGCCAGCTGATTCTGCCACAGGCCTTCCCCAAGAGGAACCTAGTGCAAGAGGCCAGAGATGCCATCGTGGGCACCTTGCAGGCCTGCCATGGCTGTGTGCCTGACCTTACCCTGGTGCTCCGTGACTGCCAGCCACCCTTACCAG GGACCAAAGCTGGGGGACCTGAATGCCGAAGGATGACACCCTCCTGTATCAACAGCCCGGAGcaggccccaggggaggggagacagaggaggcagCAGAGGACAAAGGATCTCACTTTTGCCATGCCTCACACCTCCAGCACTCCCACGGTGCACAGGGTGAGCCTGGCGCCACCAAACGGTCCCTTGCCACATCCCTTGCCCTTGTTGCCTTCGCCATCTGGGGCAACCTGGGGCCCCCCAACAGCCTTTGACCTACTGAAAAGCATCTGGCTGGTAGCcacacctccccctccccggccctggGGAGTTGGCCCACAACAACCCCTGCCTCAGCCACCGTCACCTCTGTTGCCTCGGACCTCTGCCCTGGACTGgagccccagccctcccccactgcccagcCTCTCTTGGGTGGTGGCCCAGAGGAGCCCAGAGGCCTGGTCCTTTCCACCTATGAGACTGTACTGA